The genome window catcctttttatggcactctggtctatatcgccaaggttgaactgctgctttagcgcagcacagatgtcctcccgtgaggtgacttcatctaggcccttgcattcaaccactatctcctgttacctcagcttcctctccaagtacacttcttcccgcggaagttatcggccgacttgtcggcggatttacttaactccagcatcagatcccctctctatgttcgcctgatacggctcacactatcccccaaatccttcaattccgggtctgacttcacctttcggaggatgtcggcataggacatatgtcccttcttggaaataattattatttccgggcggagcttctttttgtcctttttcctcttgttgctcaccttagtccattgttcgggcctccgggagttggtttcttccacttttgtaggtgttgtggctgcaatcgtgagattaccgactttcgcgggtactctcgccggttccgccttctttggtgaagaggcttttttcttcttcgggacttgctatGGTCCAAGAgactcgctggtaccgtctctagcccgttttcctgtcttcccgcctgctttatctcggggaggcgtcacctgcgtttcccttgtgaccttgccaactgacgcttgggaattcttttcttcgagtgccctgatataagacaatttaatgcctcttatcaaggctcgaatattttggtggatattccgcctctccttgatgaactcgcacagttcatttattcgttccccgagtgtaacgaacgccattccggtatgttcccgtttgctttcgcgccttgcgccacaaggaatgatctcgattaagggactattcgtatttctttcagagtcccgcgacgaatctcgactaccaaaaagaaccatttttctcggtggtgatctcccaagcttcgaactcctcctaaagggatccggtgtggacctaatttccactccaccattatctcttgtagcattatatgccacagtagccaagtttcccactactgaggcactgcggtcgttggatatcgacggccaggagctcgcttgctcactcccaaaaaccgccggcactgggtttccgaagccctgcaccgtaaaaaagcTACTTTTCTccacttccatatttggtttaatttctgggtgtccttcccatagccaatttttatccacgggtgggcgtttacttcccacctacccggcctgcgcataagcatgcccatacacgcacatctccggatgcgcgcatgtgcatgcccatgacacattcgccgagcattcccttatccgcacgaagggacgcgcctgatgggagatttggcaactccgcacaggaggGTTCCATCCactaatttaaaagaaaaacatcACTCCTTAACATACTCATATCAGCATATAATTTTCACATTAAAAAAATGTCTAAAAATACTTAAAATAATCTGACGGATAAgctcatttatttttctttatatatgATTTATAGTAAAAGTCGAAGAACAAGGCGAACATGAAAGCATTTTGTGTGATGCCGACCATACTAATAAATTTCGGATGCGGGCAATTTTCTTGTAGTAAAGGAAGGATAAAATGTACGACCAACAAGGCGAATTGCAACAATTGAATTTGTGTCACATATTTCTTACACCAAGCGAATTTCTTGGAATAATTTTCACCTAAGGATGTTATAAAGTAATAACTGTACATAAACACATGAACATATCCATTCAGGATGCCCAAAAGTGTTGGATGACTTCCtgtgaattaaataaaaaaaaaacataaattagtaaaatttgttaaatattgAGCTGAAGCTAgacacacattttttctttcgtCAAACGTGTATAATTGGATTTGTTCAAAGCTATATGCTGAAATTTTCTCCCAGAGTCCTCCGGAAGGATTACATTCCCTTAACTAGTCTCAATTAATTTTAGGATGTTGGATTTATCGTCCTTGTTGAGAAAGTGTTTTTAATCCAAAACATATAGAAACCCTTCCTTCTCTCGAATCCCTTACGGTTTTTCTGCTTCCTTTCTATTGTTATTTTGTTGCTGTCCTAATTCGGAATTACGTATGTCACCTCAGATCCCCTGCTAACGCATTGCAGATAATGGAAAGTGACCGAAGTTATAATGGTCCCTAAACCAGGGAAGGAGCCAATAGAGTCGAAATATCAAAAAAAGTACTctgaattggaaaaattgcagctggTGTACTGCAGGGTAATGTCCAACACTGGTTTTTATGTAAACTAATGATATACCTTGCTGTAATGAAGCCAGAATAGCGACATTTGTGGATGACACCGCGGGTAAACTCATTGAGGAAGCAAAAATAGAACTATAAACTGCTATTGACCTCATTGTAGAATGGACCAAGAagtagaaaataaaattaaacgaaacCCTACATTGAAAAAAGTCACCATAGACGTACGTATAGAGACGTACCACAGGCAAGTGGTGTTTAATATTTAACCATGCCAGtcgatgctaagctcagctggaaaatGCACATCCTTAGAAAGAGGACGAATTCAATCCCAGATACAGGCAGATGTACTGGCTGTTGGCGAAGAATTCCCAGTTCATCATCGACAAAAACTTGCTAATTTACAACCAGACCCTAAGACTCATATAGACGTACGACATCCAACTCTCGGGCTAtgccaaagaatcaaacttGGAGGTCATgaaaacgttccaaaataaagtactTAGAAGCACAGTAGACGCTCCCTGattcattcgtaatgaggatctgcattGGGACCTGAAAATACAGCTGATTAATGAAGTCATTAAAGAGCAAGCAATTAAGCATAGCCAACGATTACGGTCACATGAAAATAACGAAGtccaaaaattgactgataacCCAAATTTAATGAGAcaactgaaaagagtaaagccagaTGACTTACTAACATAAAGTATAACCTGCCTAATAATACAAGCTACTGAGGAGCAATCAGTTCCTCAGCGAAACCAATCAATGGGTCGACCGCAGGGTCTTCTTTCAATCAAATATGCAAAGCAAGCTAGTGGATGGGGAAATCTCAGTCAGTGAGTGAAAATCTAACTGAAAATTACCACTTCTTTAAAAAAGATTATCTATGGCAACGAATATGGGACGAGTCTTCGAAGGGTCGGTgagcacacaggctcatccccaACATTAGGATATGTCTTGAGCAGAAACACGGAGAAACCAATTACCACATTATCAAGTTCGTCACAGGACACGGTGCAGTACCTTCCCCGCTTTGGGTTGGGTGATTCGCCAAATAGTTTTCTATATATATAGGCACATCGGATGATGCAGAGCACgtgatgtttcactgcgcaAGGCTCGCGATGGATAGAAGGATCCTGGATGAAGTGCTGAGAAGGAGCGTGAACCCGGAGAGTATAGTTGCAGAAATTCTGAACTTTCCTCCCCAATTGTAAAAATACAGAACCAGTTAGtaaaggaggaaggaggaggaatctTAAAGGATAAGAAGCACGAGTGCCTAAAGGCAAACCCACCCTGCAAAGTAATACATAAGTGGTGCTCTCGCGTGGTCCGCTCTAGCTTAGTTGCTTACGCGACTGGGCTAGAGCGAACCACTCTTTCTGGAATTATTACATCTCTGCATACACAAAGAAAAACATTTAGATTTACTAAAATCAATgatacgttgtatatttctatacACAGTTAACACAGACACGCCATCGGTGTAAGTCAGGGCGTGTATGGGAGATTTTGCAGACCGCATAGTACTGAGTCactcaacatactccacagaagtggcgatagcacgcCTTCTTAGGAACAGTTTTTTCTGTTGGCGGGTAGCGGCTAACATCCACTTCAACAAAcatcaatctctgcgttagcatagcataaatCCActaaattaaagtttcatcgacaTCATGCTCTCTGGCGACATCATAAaacttttggaaaggcgcacagcCAAGTTCCCAAGATTTAACACCCTGACTGCCATATTTCATTTAGTAGATGTGACCTTATCGCCTTTGTCTTGAATGATGCAGAACCAATCTCTCAAGATATTTcagcggtatgaagactaccttaacattCTGCCAAGAGACAAGCTTTGGTGAAAGGTTTACAAAAATTCTCCCTTCCACTTCTGTTAACTGTTTTCCggatgtacttccaagagagtcggTACGGACTAAACTCTGGAGTTTATGAAAGTTCCAtacagttttctaagagagcccAACTTGCCCGATTCATCCCTTTAAGGAAGGACTGTACACAGCTTTCAAATTTCTATTTCgttttccagttcctcatagtaTACTTTAAAGGAGCCTCGCTTCCAACGTATTACgagcttcttatattcacgctgtgagttccgaaagtttaaccagtcctcattcttattgcttttgctctGTGAGtttgggcttaagaatacactgcaAAGCATTCtatgcttgtcgtaagagacgactaaaatggatagaaatttgtatgCTAGCGAACTGCACATTTTGAAATTGTACTGCTGCCGGAACGTCAACAACGGATAGGGATTCACATCACGGCttcggactatgattggtttctgaaatgtgcgcacACTCCTCGACAATGGTTATCGAGAGTCGTCAAAATGAtagttgttaaggttttgtgtgaaacaaaaccttattagaatcgattcgatgtctgtctgtccgtctgtctgtctgtctgtctgtctgtctgtctgtctgtcacagccgatttattcggaaacggctgaaccgattgtcacgaaaattggtaggagtatgtaatctgccgttccctttacatgcagcgactgacgccattttgtgttaagtttaaggggggctccccatacatgtgaaaggagggtgcaaaatttttttttataaaatgtgaccatgtggggtatcaaatgaaaggtcgcaattagtactttttgaaactggctcaatatttgatatggggtgaaacataggggagtgagggctcaaaatatgacccccaaaaggtgtaacaggtctcgttctcagaacctatccaaccgaaaaatctgaaaaaaatctcaatagtgcatctctacgaaatctaggcctcaaaatatatccggtgcccatatctgtacaaataaagttaataatagtatatttccacattttagaaatttacccgacaccccccttatgttcatcccagaagcacaaaatttggcatgggtataatgaagaatatagtacacaatttggtcaagtttcaagaaaatccaactattattaacaaagttatagggggtaaaactttaccatgtttcgtgaatttcatgcactctacacCTAACctgaatgacgtcatcattacatatcaattcgtcaataccacaacgaaatgagttcttaggaatggggtcgcaaagaattattttgttttagttttttagtcatttgcatatatcaattactccaaccagacatgtttgtatgtaggtatatagtatatgcgtgctaatgaactttgcgggtagagcctaattcagatagatataagaagtaaatcggaaatatgggtacgatcaatttatatacacatgcacgtatgtacagtattcgaaaataggcagtttgtttgtttagggtgagcgtaacatctacggctgtaatatgtacgtatgtctcgtaattttgtCGCTGTAtgcgggtagaaaaatgtgcgttgataagatgaacacaaaacctttatacccgaagcacgagcttccggtattccgacttgtttttaaactCAAGCGATAATTCCAACAATATAAGTTGCACATTTTGAGATTCTAGggaatactcctctccctcttgtggcaatgtgcttttctactctggaaagccgagtggtagcagacgcgatagaattctgactgcaagaatccggtccaagttaaggagcatcacaattgtatagtgctatgcatcaacagagacttccgatacaatgaagaaatatgttttctatgagcaattgcgCGCAGTTTAGGAGAGGCgtcctaaaggtggcattgtgatcgtgatgagtgatctgaatgccaaagtgggctcTGACGACACGCCGCTCAGATATTTGGtgaggaaacacggtcttggcaaccgtaacgaaaatgggggggggggggggggggtttctggATGTCTATCACTTTCGCCGCCTCGGCATTGGTGGCcttcagttgagtttcaactgacccaCAATGCAATGAGTagcagatttagaagttgtcttttGGATGTGAATAACAAAAGAGgtgttgacatcggcctcgaaagggatcaccatttgatggtcgtttacgtttgcttgcgtgttgctTCCACCACTTTTCTAAGGATTGGAGATTGTATGTCTGATCCAGTTGTTCaatagtgggagagctatcttgctgattggcagatatactgaataaCCCGCCTGAGATTATCGATAAACATTGTtcagccatcaaaaatgcttttttctcgggtgctacggaggtcgtcggccacgtcccgaagtggcgtcataagatctggctaactaCCGAATCGTGGAACCAACGGATAGCGAGGCGAATCTCGAGAAGTCCAGCGtggtgtgcgccgtgacaagagagaatttgctattgggctagtcagggaagcggaagatgtgcGAACGCATTGATTTCAGAAACTTATACCCAACACTTCAACATAGTTCTTAACGTGTTGTGGGTGAAATGGTTAGTCCCCGTAACATTCGGACAGTGTTTCTCCAAGTAGAAgagtcaatgcactcaaacgaaacAAAGCCGTCTCCctgcagaattatttatcgctgcatctgcagttactgcagcgCTGCTACTTTTACTCGTACTCGTATAAAATCTTGTgaatccgagaccttccccAGAGAGTTGAAGAAAAGGGTgatcattaaaatttcaaaaaaacggCATCCGctttgagtgtaacaattggaggATTATCTGCGTGCCCCCcgccatcgcaaagataatagctaaaataatcctggaacgcatcaaagaacatctcgaaagtttgatcgacagagagcaggctggtttccgctccggatcctcctgcattgacatcAACACCGTGCGGATTATTCTGGAACAGTGGGCCGAGTTTCGATCTTTGCTcttcctgctcttcatcgatttgcgCGTTTGCCGCGGGGAATTCCAGAGAGACTAATaaccattatcagagcgacatatgatagagcaaaatgccacgtgctgcaccgaggtaaaatctcggaggaatttgcagtccaaagcggagtccgccaggattgcatcctttcaccgatattacttcttgttgttgtcggtgacgttcttcatgttgctttGTCCGGAGGGCGTGGAttagttcaatggactatgacattttATCTCACTCGTTTTGACTACGCTGATACCATCTGTTTGCAGTCTAACCGacaccttggtcaaatggccctggatttggaaaacgaagcaagtagagttggactgaagataaacacgaacaaaaccaaagttctcagtttgacgggtcattGTACTTCCTTTATCGAAGGCATTGATCAtcgcagaggcaactatgacgtttttccTCCTACCATTAACTTGGTTGTTCGGTCCTAAGCTCAGAATTGTCCTATCATGGTTGTTTCTATGAAATTCGATATCGGAACACGGGCTTTCGGTCTTGTGGATCCCAGTCCCTCTATTTATCAAAGACTACTACTTTTGGTAAACTAAACTCATGACCCTTGTAGCAAAAAGGTAAGAGAACAGTATTGCAACTTTGCTGCCAGTAGAAAGCAAGAAGCTAGCAGCATAGCAAAGTCACCAAGAAATAATTCGGcagttttttttcgtttgaaggTATTAATGACTGAATTTATTTTGTCAGCAGATGTAGTCTCTTCTAGTATACTACAATGTCAAAGATCTCGAAATTTGGGACATCGCCCAATATTATTCAACATTCTAAATTGGACCTTGATAAAAATACAACCACCGGCAAGTTGATTCGTCGTTAGCTAAAagaaattgtaattttttttattcgttgCAGCAACTGCACGATGATAAAGCTCGCCTTCATGCACAGCGGTCATTTTATTTCTGAGTTCCTCACATTTATTGATCCGCCAATTTCGAAGTTAGTCAGGTTTCGTATTATCACTTCGAAACGTGACCAATCGATGAATTTGCTCCAGtgataaattttcttttggtaTAAGTTTTTCAATATTCgttacattcagaagacaacccgTGAAATCATTACCCAAAGAAGAGTTTGGAATACTTAGAAGGTGAATATATGGTTTCCattttcgtctttgaaaagacatacactgtcgtaatcaccgaaagagaagaatggtcgacaaatagcCATGAGTATTtttagattacagacctaataatcttcaccgacgggtcagtcatggaggatggatcgggcgcaggtgtgtgctcggagaatccgattatagaactggcccgacccctcggaaaaatgacgaccatattccaggccgagatatatgccatttcattggcggcagaagaatgtctgcgaaaaaagtggaggaatctggaatctgttccgacagtcgggcggtatTATCAGCACtgaatggcaacgacatattaagccagttggtgtgaagttgtcatcaggtgctgctgaaacttggccgactgaacgaaacattcctaatgtgggtgccggggcactctaacatcgccggtaatgaggaggctgacagactggctcaccgagggtctggatccacaatggtggggccagaaccaactcttggaatccgaccatctactgtcaagtctactttgatGGGTGAAATTTCAagaattcacgcagccgagttgAGAAATTTGGaatcttgccggcaggcgaaaatccttgtgaaagagcctagggccaccagagcggcatttttgttgtcccttaagaagtgggacatgaaaaccctagtagggcttttaacgggacactgctccttaaactaccatatggaaaagattggggtagtgattttggctatgtgcagccaatgtgaggaggagacggccctgcactttttatgcagctacccGGCATCCTTAGatatcagacgaagacaccttgacaaggttttcttcaatgaagaatctgcacattctctgcctctggagaatattctcagattcgctaaagcctgcaaacACCGTAGGcaagaagccattgaataggcaatttacggggatagtacaatgggcccaacaatggcctgagtgctcggagctcgggctcccccagtaaactatCAAGAACTAGAATGCCCTATACAAAGCCATTATTATAGCTACGATTATCCTTGCATTGCTAAAGTATATTATGTAATAAATATTACCTGCTAAGTATTTGAGGTAAACGTATACGCCCATTACCATTCCGGCGTGATGATACACGTGGAGGAAAGagatttgattatttttcttACGCAGAACGAAGAACACCTGAAAGAAAGGACATTATTCCACCAAATacacaaacaaaaccacaaaaatatatttccttaCAGTATCGAGCAAATCcacatatttactcaaatagtACATGAAGCCAGCGTACAACAATCTCTGCATAGATTCTCGATTATCCGTTGGATCGTAAGGCTGACACACAAAACTGAAGTTACTTTGAAGATACGAGTTCCACAGTCCCTGAAAGCACGCATTAGAAATTTCACAGCTTCAATCACCGATTCAAGGTATCATCACTTACATAAGTCGCGAAGTAAAGATTGTAGCACACTTGAAACAAGTTATAAAATTTTATCACATTCTTCAAATCGTAGGGCTTCCGATCCTGCATATATTCAGGACCCCATTTCAGGACAAAGAACAGGTAGAGTACTATGATGGACAGAACAGGAATCGGCGAATGCACCAAAAAATAGGGACTCATACGCGGATCTGCAATGCATAGAAGATACAATTATAACCGGAGAAGTGACCCTCTCGCTGGAAAGGATGCCTGGAGCATTACCCTCGAATTCATAGAAAAGATAGTGATAATAATTATAG of Hermetia illucens chromosome 4, iHerIll2.2.curated.20191125, whole genome shotgun sequence contains these proteins:
- the LOC119654719 gene encoding elongation of very long chain fatty acids protein AAEL008004-like, with product MALVLGTIYNYYHYLFYEFEDPRMSPYFLVHSPIPVLSIIVLYLFFVLKWGPEYMQDRKPYDLKNVIKFYNLFQVCYNLYFATYGLWNSYLQSNFSFVCQPYDPTDNRESMQRLLYAGFMYYLSKYVDLLDTVFFVLRKKNNQISFLHVYHHAGMVMGVYVYLKYLAGSHPTLLGILNGYVHVFMYSYYFITSLGENYSKKFAWCKKYVTQIQLLQFALLVVHFILPLLQENCPHPKFISMVGITQNAFMFALFFDFYYKSYIKKNK